One part of the Thermococcus litoralis DSM 5473 genome encodes these proteins:
- a CDS encoding DUF2284 domain-containing protein, translating into MRVIWEKEIAAEEIIVSPRPVWKCRSCPVYGKSPSCPPYAPPWKETKELVKHYKQALLIKFEVNFENFEEEKRKVLDYILKREEELFKSGNFYATALFPGNCNLCEECEFERSGECKMPSKVRPSIDAVGIELSKIVKLDFSESVLYGLILID; encoded by the coding sequence ATGAGGGTAATCTGGGAGAAAGAGATAGCAGCAGAGGAAATTATTGTTTCACCAAGACCAGTGTGGAAGTGCAGAAGTTGCCCAGTCTATGGAAAAAGCCCTTCCTGCCCACCTTATGCTCCTCCATGGAAGGAAACGAAGGAACTGGTAAAACATTATAAGCAGGCACTTTTGATAAAGTTTGAGGTCAATTTCGAGAATTTTGAAGAAGAAAAGAGAAAGGTGTTGGATTATATTCTGAAGAGAGAAGAAGAGCTGTTCAAAAGTGGGAACTTCTATGCAACAGCACTATTTCCGGGAAACTGCAACCTCTGTGAAGAGTGTGAATTCGAAAGAAGTGGAGAGTGCAAAATGCCAAGTAAGGTAAGGCCCTCAATAGATGCCGTGGGGATAGAGCTCTCAAAAATAGTCAAGCTCGACTTCTCCGAAAGTGTTTTGTATGGGCTCATTCTTATAGATTAA